A part of Carettochelys insculpta isolate YL-2023 chromosome 1, ASM3395843v1, whole genome shotgun sequence genomic DNA contains:
- the LOC142006943 gene encoding endogenous retrovirus group K member 7 Env polyprotein-like, giving the protein MIRNTSDNYHLYLLVAHTFNSLELTNQAPPDLPPCVQRTTAMYLLKARTGIWIPVRMPRSWQRSPEMHLIDQALNRILKRAKRFVGLLIAVIMGLIAVTATAAVAGAALHQTIQTTEFVQDWHANADRLWTSQRQVDSQLASQMADLQQAVIMLGDQIVSMQKQLRMQCDWNVSSYCVTPLPYNDTHFPWANVKKHLLGQGNLSIEIQQLQNQIFTTFDKKLELLSGLKLLDGLVDGLSSLNPLKHIKLLGGSALVLLGLILILLLLLCVIWRRSKNLSSNCKQQAAVFSLMLHRVARKQKGGDEGVLPSPSYMFPRPGWALGI; this is encoded by the exons atGATCCGAAATACAAGTGATAATTACCATCTATATCTTCTTGTAGCTCATACATTTAATAGCTTGGAGCTGACTAATCAAGCACCTCCTGATCTGCCTCCCTGCGTCCAACGGACAACAGC GATGTATTTGTTAAAAGCACGGACCGGAATATGGATCCCCGTTCGAATGCCTCGGTCTTGGCAGCGATCTCCTGAGATGCATCTTATCGACCAAGCCTTGAACAGAATTCTTAAAAGAGCCAAACGATTTGTTGGTCTGCTGATTGCCGTGATTATGGGACTTATTGCCGTCACCgccacagcagcagtagctggagcagCCCTACATCAAACGATTCAAACCACCGAGTTCGTACAAGATTGGCATGCTAACGCAGATAGACtttggacttctcaacgccaagtTGATAGCCAGCTAGCCTCTCAGATGGCTGACCTCCAACAGGCTGTCATAATGCTTGGTGACCAAATAGTTAGCATGCAGAAACAACTAAGAATGCAATGTGATTGGAATGTATCTTCTTATTGTGTTACCCCTTTACCTTATAATGATACCCACTTTCCGTGGGCAAATGTGAAAAAACACTTGCTGGGTCAAGGAAATCTGTCAATTGAAATACAACAACTACAAAACCAAATTTTTACCACTTTTGATAAAAAATTAGAACTACTCTCTGGATTGAAATTGTTGGATGGCCTAGTGGATGGCCTGAGTTCTTTGAATCCACTTAAACATATTAAGCTGTTAGGGGGCTCAGCGCTAGTATTGTTAGGCCTGATTTTGattcttttgcttttgctttgtgtTATTTGGAGGAGAAGCAAAAACCTATCCTCCAATTGCAAGCAGCAAGCTGCTGTTTTTTCTTTGATGTTGCATAGAGTAGCtagaaaacaaaaagggggagatgaaggagttttgccttctccctcctacatgtttcccaggcccggctgggctcttggcatctag